From one Babesia bovis T2Bo chromosome 3, whole genome shotgun sequence genomic stretch:
- a CDS encoding Prenyltransferase and squalene oxidase repeat family protein has protein sequence MTLEVQERIIRRIKGAITRLEACCSGVDSPDVGIDNDTGDSTAMSTNDIRDGLSRSAGDVLACYMVNVCKGCDFDEADGLNGSTNASIQAQSLVERDCVAIYSATLSRYLKLEYLGDNIVESPKYDGADCFSISIGDLSRCFPIRNALSILSDFCISDGVLRIDLRKHPFNFLRRIGNILCQMCPLSRDSHIHYIAKHLTVSGAAKVVQLDNFTCSQPWVVYWSLHGLSILGADISLYKDRAIHSLFSCWDSVSGGFGGGPGQIGHLATTYAAICCFKMFGCVNMLDTAKIRKFLFDMKQPDGTFTVHRGGEVDVRGIYCAVASAFLLDILDPELSEGVAARIAMCQGYDGGIGGEPFLESHAGYVYCGTAALKLLNSLDAIDTDRLLQWCRQRQTAELGFQGRPHKLVDVCYSFWLSGTLALLNEPINSSSDLSHLLLKAYILCISQNPGGGFRDKPTKPVDLYHTCYALSAMEVISQPPHLSRLDIALNILKC, from the exons ATGACGCTGGAGGTACAAGAACGTATAATTAGACGCATTAAAGGTGCTATAACACGATTAGAAGCGTGCTGCTCCGGTGTAGACAGCCCTGATGTCGGTATAGATAAT GATACTGGAGATAGTACTGCAATGTCTACCAATG ACATCCGCGATGGTCTGAGCAGGAGCGCAGGCGATGTATTGGCTTGCTATATGGTAAACGTATGCAAGGGCTGTGACTTTGATGAAGCAGATGGTCTTAATGGGAGTACGAATGCATCGATACAAGCTCAGTCATTGGTGGAACGAGACTGCgttgctatatatagtgctaCGTTGAGTCGTTATTTGAAATTGGAATATCTTGGGGACAATATAGTTGAATCTCCTAAATATGACGGTGCAGATTGTTTTAGCATATCGATAGGGGATTTATCACGTTGTTTTCCTATACGTAATGCGTTATCCATCTTAAGTGACTTTTGCATATCGGACGGTGTGCTACGCATTGATTTACGGAAGCATCCTTTTAATTTTCTACGCAGGATTGGCAACATACTTTGCCAAATGTGCCCACTGTCGCGTGATTCTCACATCCATTACATCGCAAAGCACCTTACAGTAAGTGGCGCTGCTAAAGTAGTCCAGCTTGACAATTTCACTTGCTCTCAACCATGGGTTGTTTATTGGTCATTACATGGCTTGAGCATTCTGGGTGCTGACATTTCACTATATAAGGATCGTGCTATACACAGCTTGTTTTCATGCTGGGACAGTGTATCTGGTGGCTTTGGTGGTGGCCCTGGTCAGATTGGACATTTGGCTACTACATATGCTGCTATATGTTGTTTCAAGATGTTTGGTTGTGTTAATATGTTGGACACAGCGAAGATCCGTAAATTTTTGTTCGATATGAAGCAGCCTGATGGTACATTCACTGTACATCGTGGTGGTGAAGTGGACGTTCGTGGTATTTATTGTGCTGTGGCTTCAGCGTTTCTACTCGATATATTAGATCCAGAGTTATCGGAGGGCGTTGCAGCTCGTATTGCGATGTGCCAAGGCTATGACGGTGGTATTGGTGGTGAGCCATTTTTGGAATCTCATGCAGGCTACGTATACTGCGGCACGGCAGCTCTTAAGCTTTTGAACTCGTTGGACGCCATAGATACTGATCGATTGCTTCAGTGGTGTCGTCAACGTCAAACAGCTGAGCTAGGATTTCAGGGTCGCCCTCACAAGTTGGTTGACGTTTGTTACTCCTTTTGGCTATCTGGTACTTTAGCTTTATTAAACGAGCCAATAAATTCATCTAGTGATCTAAGCCATTTACTTTTGAAGGCTTACATTTTATGTATATCGCAGAACCCTGGTGGTGGTTTTCGTGACAAGCCTACGAAGCCTGTTGATCTCTATCACACGTGTTATGCGTTATCTGCAATGGAGGTCATATCGCAACCGCCACATCTTTCTCGATTGGATATCGCCTTGAACATTCTAAAATgttaa
- a CDS encoding PITH domain family protein: MHSAGCGCKAEHELGTSSICLRGQINLEAVRVLNSDSRPEEGRLVFKPYDNRLSEVVLRSDSLSDNELLFIVPFSNPCDIAHFLIVNEGDEVISVKLFANRPQFDFSDIEVVTPSQELQVAPDYHGSFLHKLSLLKFKDVLSLAIYISGNSRVAIRYIGLRGRFHKLQSNVVDAKYEVIPTSSFQESISEVKHLKFV; the protein is encoded by the coding sequence ATGCATTCCGCCGGCTGCGGTTGCAAGGCGGAACATGAACTTGGCACATCGTCGATTTGTTTACGTGGTCAGATAAACTTGGAAGCTGTACGTGTTCTCAATAGTGACTCACGTCCAGAGGAAGGTCGTTTGGTTTTTAAGCCATACGATAACCGGTTATCTGAGGTTGTTCTTCGTAGTGATTCATTATCAGACAACGAGCTTTTATTTATTGTACCTTTTAGTAATCCTTGTGACATTGCGCATTTCTTGATAGTCAACGAGGGTGATGAGGTGATATCTGTTAAATTGTTTGCTAATCGTCCTCAATTTGACTTTAGTGACATTGAGGTTGTTACTCCATCTCAGGAGTTGCAAGTCGCTCCTGATTATCACGGTTCATTTTTACACAAGCTTTCTTTATTAAAGTTTAAGGACGTATTGAGCTTGGCTATATACATATCTGGTAATTCTAGGGTAGCTATTCGTTACATAGGTCTTCGTGGAAGGTTTCACAAGCTCCAGTCGAATGTAGTTGATGCAAAATACGAGGTTATTCCTACTTCATCATTTCAAGAGTCGATATCTGAGGTGAAGCATTTGAAATTTGTTTAA
- a CDS encoding tubulin-tyrosine ligase family protein has translation MNSRGTEIKRSPTWPLHLYPAINHAKIKSRRDTLTSEKSLNIVPTEHRSAKSWTNRPKTLTCSQDSRVLRIINDIIDLIEGNASSVNRIKPNNIDQRNDDKNATSNLSSLLTTRLQEIEALRLNKHATKSLQDEKCTKLKHAPSDLHRLKTCDTLEVSHSDSDGPYLDDHEFDIMITTPSTYSTLSKRPVLNIAHAKLDVPLIKEAAKRLRWDVCESNISGDIFWFANCLTEATIKEHCKSLFGITYNKVSLNRFPDIQGGARKTLFACLTHIYEKYTKDDPYLYSPANCPKTYVFPRGYESVTRMLKSDIPMILKPSAGSMGSGIKVITNPEQIPQAVAHGSNYVCQVYIDRPMLLEGCKFDFRIYVLITNIGGGFRALLSTLGIARKCTQPYQRPDKENCHDPYVHLTNYSINRHNSQFRRSKYAGDSVGNKRTLHSVLETLKSTHGVDTKKIWKQITSLSEAAISIIYPIIQINADVTDAYSFQIMGLDMLLDECGKMWLLEVNANPSLQYMYTTNDSTKTDFVDYHIKVTLVEECLKLVHRMRCGYPSTNEMTKWIELKIRIPPEIGEVTALYTEYRKKYQQDDIECDDLIRFFKHNGLLTPIKNGIMKQNNSVRSIVKHRFQDVKDAVKNSFLRNHTQYSVKGFPEFLKCIEALASYTFYNVGNRFSKEMVGKSERKSNNDIRKELYNHHKATEASCLCWLMDHLQFFKDFRD, from the coding sequence ATGAATTCAAGAGGCACGGAAATCAAGAGGTCACCTACTTGGCCTCTGCATTTATATCCAGCAATTAATCATGCCAAAATTAAATCACGAAGAGATACGCTGACATCAGAGAAATCCCTAAATATAGTACCAACAGAACACAGGTCCGCTAAATCATGGACAAATAGGCCTAAAACCTTAACTTGTTCACAAGATTCACGCGTTCTGCGCATTATAAACGACATTATAGATCTGATAGAAGGAAATGCATCTAGCGTAAACAGGATTAAGCCCAATAATATAGACCAACGAAACGATGATAAAAATGCAACATCAAATCTGAGTAGCCTGTTAACTACACGACTGCAGGAAATAGAAGCTTTGCGACTAAATAAGCATGCCACCAAATCACTACAAGATGAGAAATGCACAAAACTAAAACATGCACCTTCAGATTTACATAGACTAAAGACATGTGATACATTAGAAGTATCCCATTCTGATTCGGATGGACCCTACCTGGATGATCATGAATTCGATATTATGATAACAACTCCATCGACATATAGCACGTTGTCTAAACGACCTGTATTAAACATTGCCCATGCCAAATTAGATGTCCCACTTATTAAGGAAGCTGCTAAACGGTTGAGGTGGGACGTATGTGAGTCAAATATAAGTGGTGATATTTTCTGGTTTGCTAACTGCCTCACTGAAGCCACAATCAAGGAACATTGTAAATCCCTATTTGGAATCACGTACAATAAAGTATCACTAAACAGATTCCCAGATATCCAAGGTGGTGCTAGAAAGACATTATTCGCTTGCCTGACACATATTTATGAGAAGTACACAAAAGATGATCCATATCTATATAGTCCAGCAAACTGCCCTAAAACATATGTATTCCCACGCGGATATGAAAGCGTTACACGAATGTTAAAGTCAGACATACCCATGATTCTTAAGCCGTCAGCGGGATCAATGGGTAGTGGTATAAAAGTCATTACGAATCCAGAACAGATACCACAGGCTGTTGCCCATGGAAGTAATTATGTTTGCCAGGTTTATATCGATAGGCCAATGCTGCTAGAAGGCTGTAAATTCGATTTTCGAATATATGTACTCATCACTAATATTGGAGGGGGATTCCGAGCCCTGCTGTCTACACTGGGAATTGCACGAAAATGTACACAACCATATCAACGTCCCGATAAAGAAAATTGTCACGACCCTTACGTACATTTAACCAATTATTCGATTAATAGGCATAATAGCCAATTTAGGAGAAGCAAATATGCTGGGGACAGCGTAGGCAACAAAAGGACATTGCACTCTGTTCTTGAAACGCTAAAAAGTACCCACGGCGTCGATACAAAGAAGATATGGAAACAAATAACATCATTGAGTGAAGCTGCCATATCAATTATATATCCCATCATACAAATCAATGCGGATGTTACGGACGCCTATAGCTTCCAAATCATGGGACTGGATATGCTACTGGATGAATGTGGCAAGATGTGGCTCTTGGAGGTAAACGCAAACCCGAGCTTACAATATATGTACACAACAAATGATTCCACGAAGACAGATTTTGTGGATTATCACATTAAAGTGACATTGGTGGAAGAGTGTTTGAAGTTAGTACATAGAATGCGATGCGGATACCCATCCACAAATGAAATGACGAAGTGGATTGAATTAAAAATTAGAATACCACCCGAAATAGGTGAAGTTACAGCGCTGTATACAGAATATAGAAAGAAGTATCAACAAGACGATATAGAATGTGACGACTTGATACGTTTCTTTAAACATAACGGGTTATTGACGCCAATTAAAAATGGAATAATGAAGCAAAACAACAGCGTTAGATCGATCGTTAAGCATAGATTCCAGGATGTAAAGGATGCCGTTAAAAATTCATTCCTTAGAAATCACACACAATACTCAGTTAAGGGGTTTCCCGAATTTCTCAAATGTATTGAAGCCTTAGCATCGTATACTTTTTATAATGTTGGCAATAGATTCTCTAAAGAGATGGTTGGCAAAAGTGAAAGGAAATCTAATAATGACATACGCAAAGAATTATACAATCACCACAAGGCTACAGAAGCATCGTGTCTATGCTGGTTAATGGACCACTTGCAATTTTTCAAAGATTTTAGAGATTAA
- a CDS encoding putative integral membrane protein, with translation MSGDKSGNKAKQTSLIHQIRQRFRVPSIWLAPARADAPQRWRTSVGGFDPATPYAEALINYHNHAVSFMIFVVVTVIVSIRK, from the exons ATGTCAGGTGATAAATCTGGCAATAAGGCCAAACAAACTAGCCTTATACATCAGATACGCCAGAGGTTTCGCGTACCGTCTATTTGGTTGGCTCCAGCTAG GGCTGATGCTCCGCAGCGCTGGCGTACGTCAGTAGGTGGCTTTGATCCTGCTACCCCTTACGCCGAGGCTCTCATTAACTACCACAACCATGCTGTTTCATTCATGATTTTTGTGGTTGTTACCGTCATCGTAAGCATCAGGAAGTAG
- a CDS encoding RNA recognition motif domain containing protein translates to MAKEIKKTKKESTAVVEGRATAAKASKPKKTDKKRSWFSFGTKESESSSDDEPTPTPQVEEPVTIKIPAPESSSSESDSELEVVPKTQPAKPAPKKRAVAESTVASKGKPKPTAQQKTVKTPAKKQQKPTAGTKEVVPTKTPAKVAPVKDDSDSETDESSDEEIQPTKSMPLKDDSDSEEDTSSDEEMANEKPVPVDDDSDSEEDDESSDDDVIVAKPAPKTSKVAHIKDDSDSDDSSSSDDEIVPIAVTKKSGVLSGAKKDDDSDSDDSSDEDSDDDSDSDDSSEDEDSDEDSDSDDSSDDESTSDDSVKPEPSNKMDVDDDESSDEEEDSSEDEAEVKTAAMVDDDEDTSSEEEMVKPEPAPKKQKAKKPAATESSKGDRNEIYCGGLPFQITEEEVKELFEGDCGPVERVNLLHRKGIAFITFKTNEAAEKALEYNETAYQGRNLRINITADRVKPEKQAGFGNDQSDIPQSGTEVCIRNLSYNTTEETMRELFSECGEVIRCVIPKFEENGKSMGRCFIGFTSEEAAARAVEYDNTEIDGRTVSIQYARPRTPRGESRGGRGGFGGNARGRGGMGGRGGFGNSRGGRGRGGSRGGFGNSRGGRGGFGGGSGDFKRKNENPNNIEIDPKKSKSIVFEDSD, encoded by the exons ATGGCCAAGGAAATCAAGAAGACTAAGAAGGAAA GCACCGCTGTTGTGGAAGGACGCGCCACTGCTGCCAAAGCAAGCAAACCAAAAAAGACAGATAAGAAACGTTCATGGTTTTCCTTCGGAACTAAAGAAAGTGAATCTAGTAGTGATGATGAACCAACACCCACACCTCAAGTAGAAGAACCAGTAACTATCAAAATACCCGCACCCGAATCTTCAAGCTCCGAATCTGACAGTGAATTGGAGGTTGTCCCCAAGACCCAACCAGCCAAACCAGCCCCGAAGAAACGTGCTGTTGCTGAGTCCACGGTTGCGTCAAAGGGTAAACCCAAGCCCACCGCACAACAAAAAACTGTTAAGACACCAGCAAAGAAACAGCAGAAGCCTACTGCGGgtactaaagaagtagtACCAACGAAGACACCTGCCAAAGTAGCACCAGTTAAAGATGATTCCGATTCGGAAACTGATGAATCAAGCGATGAAGAAATTCAACCTACTAAATCCATGCCACTCAAGGATGACTCGGACTCAGAAGAGGACACTTCAAGTGATGAGGAGATGGCCAATGAGAAACCAGTACCAGTTGATGATGACTCGGATTCCGAAGAGGACGATGAATCAagtgatgatgatgtaATTGTTGCCAAACCAGCACCCAAAACTTCGAAGGTAGCGCATATCAAGGATGATTCCGACTCCGATGATTCTTCTTCCAGCGATGACGAAATTGTACCGATAGCTGTCACCAAGAAATCAGGTGTACTCTCAGGGGCTAAGAAAGATGACGATAGTGATTCTGATGACTCTTCAGATGAGGATTCCGATGATGATAGTGATTCAGACGATTCCTCAGAGGATGAAGACTCTGACGAAGATAGCGATTCTGATGACTCATCTGACGATGAATCTACATCGGACGATAGCGTTAAACCTGAACCATCAAACAAGATGGATGTCGATGACGACGAATCATCGGATGAAGAGGAGGATTCTTCCGAAGATGAGGCAGAAGTAAAGACAGCCGCTATGgtggatgatgatgaagatacATCGTCTGAAGAAGAAATGGTCAAGCCTGAACCGGCACCAAAGAAACAAAAGGCGAAGAAACCAGCCGCTACCGAAT CATCCAAGGGCGATAGAAACGAGATTTATTGTGGTGGGCTACCATTCCAAATCACCGAAGAGGAAGTGAAGGAGCTATTCGAAGGTGATTGCGGCCCGGTAGAACGCGTCAATCTGTTACACCGTAAGGGTATCGCTTTCATCACGTTCAAAACCAACGAAGCTGCCGAAAAGGCATTGGAGTACAATGAAACTGCTTATCAAGGACGGAATCTTAGGATTAACATAACAGCAGATCGTGTCAAACCAGAAAAACAAGCAGGATTCGGTAATGACCAAAGTGACATACCCCAAAGTGGAACTGAAGTGTGTATCCGCAACCTGAGCTACAACACTACCGAGGAAACCATGCGTGAGCTTTTCTCAGAGTGTGGTGAAGTCATCCGATGCGTTATTCCCAAATTCGAAGAAAATGGAAAGAGCATGGGAAGGTGCTTCATCGGCTTCACCAGCGAAGAAGCTGCCGCTAGAGCAGTGGAGTATGATAACACAGAAATCGACGGAAGAACAGTAAGCATCCAGTACGCTAGACCAAGAACACCAAGAGGAGAATCGCGTGGAGGACGTGGTGGATTCGGTGGAAACGCTCGTGGACGAGGAGGAATGGGTGGAAGAGGCGGATTTGGTAACAGCCGTGGCGGAAGAGGACGCGGTGGAAGTAGAGGTGGTTTCGGAAATAGCCGTGGAGGTCGTGGTGGATTTGGTGGTGGGTCAGGTGATTTTAAACGCAAAAATGAAAACCCAAACAATATCGAAATTGACCCAAAGAAATCCAAGTCAATCGTATTCGAAGACTCAGATTGA
- a CDS encoding putative integral membrane protein translates to MTLFYNYLLSTLLLYMSITCYPLVHSYRLLPRDSFSQVPVRQWSLYGKNRYAAHVKRLRRQRHFFVRRREQDNLKEPFELENAVTAQRIMLFTIFGKPLSQALGDGGVIPFITEVRDRIAHVREYYGLGSNRNQVVDDLCFKVANNPHKPRGMFRGCVPVAETSFYRDPEVLPEERAFNKAADYHEGMPPIIPDLDDHERENRFYSGLQSEVLFKHLPKELVKEMSAMEIDAKRGIIDPVKLKNKRRRDKSGTSPFKLGDIQFTKRS, encoded by the coding sequence ATGACGTTGTTTTATAATTATTTGTTGTCAACACTGTTGCTATATATGTCTATCACTTGTTATCCCTTGGTTCATTCATATCGGTTATTGCCAAGGGATTCATTTAGCCAGGTTCCCGTTCGGCAGTGGTCGCTTTATGGCAAGAATCGTTACGCTGCTCATGTAAAGCGTTTACGTCGTCAGCGTCATTTTTTTGTTCGCCGTCGTGAGCAGGATAATTTAAAGGAGCCATTTGAGTTGGAAAATGCTGTTACAGCTCAGCGTATCATGTTATTCACTATTTTTGGTAAACCCTTATCCCAGGCCTTAGGTGATGGTGGTGTGATACCATTTATAACTGAGGTTAGAGACCGTATTGCTCATGTGCGTGAGTATTACGGCTTAGGTTCAAATCGAAATCAGGTTGTTGACGATTTATGTTTTAAGGTGGCTAATAATCCTCATAAGCCTCGTGGAATGTTCAGGGGTTGTGTACCTGTTGCTGAGACTTCATTTTACCGTGACCCTGAGGTGCTTCCTGAGGAGCGTGCTTTTAACAAGGCTGCTGACTATCATGAGGGCATGCCTCCAATAATTCCTGATTTGGATGACCATGAGCGTGAGAATCGTTTTTACAGTGGCCTTCAGAGTGAGGTGTTATTCAAGCACCTCCCTAAGGAGTTGGTCAAGGAAATGAGTGCCATGGAGATCGATGCTAAGAGGGGTATCATTGACCCTGTTAAgttgaaaaacaaaaggagGCGTGATAAGAGTGGTACCAGCCCCTTTAAATTAGGTGACATTCAATTCACCAAGCGCAGTTAG
- a CDS encoding EF hand family protein, producing MDFHVASSIKTFVTCMSALPFTYIAVFIVTWLGNLDGIELSQRLKAELCNRFLPNDWKYSVWSCYDIRDNHIDMDDFESVSLFSNAQEDFATLVKTSKLENGVKVEKENKLIYATRELINVCTKWNVDKEVYRISPVIATTILDKLCPMLNVHIQHINEDESTPWSNVYTVLANMDSHHEMDIANVVSQCDVITNDSVNRIRHNASGNYFKHVVSPVLEYMKLYVKDDAFLQIVTSDELLAKAAPMAHVMEIALPAHISTSPERSTDSLLRLFSSFPEAASMFAFALEHNLVQYPTINADTQDEAMAQWSVFIASLQVMVTTMFDKLASFSQIASIKGMNMNLDSPLDGYWDKFAKDGPSKAYLANLFDRISKTKVHPEYYATMAYSVNIADKVTSYLFANNAVNVDTTLSRRRLAETVIFHLIQMCKFALADKDKTGQVSLYEFAGTVVNNVDPEQLKQQVQQILEKQGKIMVQYDLDFINWRAKVVKRQYRKALEEISGKYNEVLDTFMIIDADGSGDLSLQEFFQHAYITAPLTMLDIRA from the coding sequence ATGGATTTCCACGTTGCATCAAGTATCAAGACTTTTGTCACATGCATGTCAGCATTGCCTTTCACGTATATCGCAGTATTCATCGTCACGTGGTTAGGTAACCTGGATGGAATTGAATTATCGCAGCGCTTAAAAGCAGAACTATGCAACAGATTTCTCCCAAATGATTGGAAATACAGCGTCTGGAGTTGTTATGATATCAGAGATAATCACATAGACATGGATGACTTTGAATCAGTTTCACTCTTCTCCAATGCCCAAGAAGACTTTGCAACGCTAGTGAAAACTAGTAAATTAGAAAATGGAGTAAAAGTTGAAAAGGAAAATAAATTGATATATGCAACTAGAGAACTGATAAACGTATGTACTAAGTGGAACGTTGACAAAGAAGTATACAGGATCTCACCAGTTATTGCCACAACAATACTTGACAAACTATGTCCCATGTTGAATGTccatatacaacacattaaTGAAGACGAAAGTACTCCCTGGTCAAATGTCTATACTGTATTGGCCAATATGGATAGCCATCATGAAATGGATATTGCAAATGTTGTATCACAATGTGACGTTATAACTAATGACTCCGTTAACCGTATACGCCACAACGCGTCAGGAAATTACTTTAAACATGTGGTCAGCCCCGTACTGGAATATATGAAGTTGTATGTGAAGGACGATGCGTTTTTGCAAATCGTTACCTCTGACGAACTACTGGCCAAAGCCGCACCCATGGCCCACGTGATGGAAATAGCGTTACCAGCCCATATTAGTACAAGTCCCGAAAGATCAACGGATTCGTTGTTGAGGTTGTTTAGCTCTTTCCCAGAGGCAGCATCTATGTTTGCATTTGCTCTTGAACACAATCTCGTCCAGTACCCAACGATTAATGCAGATACACAAGATGAGGCAATGGCACAGTGGAGCGTATTCATCGCAAGTTTGCAAGTTATGGTAACAACAATGTTCGATAAGCTTGCGTCTTTCTCACAAATCGCATCAATCAAAGGTATGAATATGAACCTAGACTCACCATTGGATGGTTACTGGGATAAATTTGCAAAAGACGGGCCATCAAAGGCATACCTGGCAAACCTCTTTGACAGAATTTCCAAAACTAAGGTCCATCCTGAATATTATGCCACCATGGCATACAGTGTAAATATCGCAGACAAGGTTACTTCATACCTATTCGCAAATAACGCGGTCAATGTAGATACAACACTATCACGGAGAAGACTCGCAGAAACTGTAATATTCCACCTGATTCAAATGTGCAAATTTGCTTTAGCAGACAAGGATAAAACCGGTCAAGTGTCGTTATACGAATTTGCTGGAACTGTAGTCAATAATGTAGACCCGGAGCAGCTGAAACAACAAGTACAGCAAATATTAGAGAAACAAGGAAAGATTATGGTACAATATGACCTCGATTTCATCAATTGGCGTGCTAAAGTAGTAAAGAGACAATATAGAAAGGCATTAGAAGAAATTAGCGGAAAATACAATGAAGTGCTTGATACTTTCATGATAATAGATGCTGATGGATCGGGTGACCTGTCATTGCAAGAATTCTTCCAACACGCATACATAACGGCGCCACTCACTATGTTGGACATACGTGCGTAG